The uncultured Cohaesibacter sp. genomic sequence TCTGCGATACGAGCCCGGATGGCGGGGCGGTGTGGGCCGATTTTTGGGGCTTCGCAAATGATCGTGAGGTCGATGTTGGAAATCCTGCCAGCCCGTTCTGTGACCCGCCGGACGGCGTCCTTCAAAAAGAGGTCGGATGCAGCGCCTTTCCATTGTGGATCGGACGGCGGGAAGTGGGTGCCGATATCGCCGTCGGCGATGGCTCCCAGAATGGCGTCGGTGATGGCATGAAGGCCAACGTCGGCGTCGGAATGTCCCTTCAGCTTGCGATCATGGGGGATCGAGACACCGCCGATGATGACGGCGTCGCCGTCTTCGAACGCATGGACGTCATAGCCGGTTCCCATCCTGATGTCGCTCAGGGGTGCGGTGCGAGCGCCGCCAAGGGACTGTTCTGCCATGTCGAGATCTCCCCGGTTTGTCAGCTTGATGTTGGTGGGTGCGCCTTCGACGATCCGGACCTGCTGGCCCACCCATTCGGCAACGGCCGCGTCGTCGGTGAAGGTCTGGGCGCTTTCGGCCGCAGCCTTGCGATGGGCATTGAGGATGAACGCGTAGTCGAAGCCTTGCGGTGTCTGAGCTGCCCACAGGGTTGTTCGGTCGATGGTTTCTTCTATGACCCTGTCGCTGCTGACGCGCTTGATCGTGTCGGTAACCGGTGTAGCGACAAGGAAAGCCTTGTCATTTTTGAGGGCGTTCCTACATCTTTTCAGAATGTCGGCAGTGACAAACGGTCGCGCTGCATCATGAATGAGCACGGTCTGGGGTCGAATGGCTTCCAGATCTTCAAGGCCATTTCTGACCGATGCCTGCCGTGTCTCGCCACCCGTGACTGGGAGAAGCAGTTTGGCCTTTGCCTTCTCCTCAAGGTCCGATGAGAA encodes the following:
- a CDS encoding bifunctional 2-C-methyl-D-erythritol 4-phosphate cytidylyltransferase/2-C-methyl-D-erythritol 2,4-cyclodiphosphate synthase, with product MTCAAIIVAAGAGNRAKRSSDIVAKQYIKIAGKSVLCHTLATFLDCPEIDLVKVVIARGDEALYEDAIRPLFSSDLEEKAKAKLLLPVTGGETRQASVRNGLEDLEAIRPQTVLIHDAARPFVTADILKRCRNALKNDKAFLVATPVTDTIKRVSSDRVIEETIDRTTLWAAQTPQGFDYAFILNAHRKAAAESAQTFTDDAAVAEWVGQQVRIVEGAPTNIKLTNRGDLDMAEQSLGGARTAPLSDIRMGTGYDVHAFEDGDAVIIGGVSIPHDRKLKGHSDADVGLHAITDAILGAIADGDIGTHFPPSDPQWKGAASDLFLKDAVRRVTERAGRISNIDLTIICEAPKIGPHRPAIRARIAEICDLSVGRISVKATTSEQLGFTGRREGIAALASVCVQLPDIED